The Hydrogenimonas thermophila genomic interval ACTACTTTTAGGTTTTGCAACTCTATCTTAGCAAAACCTTCTCCTTTTATTACATGAATATGCATAGGTTCATGTTCGTTAGCATAAAAGAAAAACTTAAAACCATCTTGATT includes:
- a CDS encoding DUF4160 domain-containing protein produces the protein MPTLLNQDGFKFFFYANEHEPMHIHVIKGEGFAKIELQNLKVVQNYLKPKEIKQALKIVAVHREDFERKWNEWFN